The region aagttattttattcatgtacTACACAATTTTATCAAGTTCACGCTTGATgacaaaatcattttttttccaattctgTTTTAGAAATCTAAAAcgttaaataatcaaataatataacatttttcACGTGCTGTGACGTGATTAATTAGGCTcacgtgtgttgtgtgttcataCAGTAACTGCTGCTTTAATTAGAAAATAAGAAGCAACATTTTGCTGAATATTAATGAAGAATGATGCAGCCtttgtttaacaaaataaaaacagctctttgTGGTGGACTCAGTCCTGCTGTATCTGGAAAAGAAATatatagtccatccatccatccatccatccatcttctataccgctttatccttttcagggtcacggggaaccctggagcctatcacagggagcaaATATATAGTCCaactaggggggaaaaaaaaggaagcaaaaAGACAATTATTTAGTGGCGCAGGCAACGTATGTGACCAGCAGTGCCTTGACAACACATCCTGAGTGAAATGATTCAGCTGTACGTAAATGGCACTAACATTAAACAGAATTCAATAGGATTTAATAAGCTCTCAGACCACTGGGAAATTGTTGGCCCTGTGCCATTGTTTACTTTCcactataataaataaagtctagAGTGATGAACAGCATTAGTCAGATTTTTGACTTGATGAGGATTCACGAGGTCCAGTGGCTCGTTACGGCCATCCCCCAGGTGCCGAGAGGAATCTAAATCCTAGCACAGAGGACGAGGACAGAGAAAAAGTAATAACTCCCCAAAATGGATGAAAATTTGTGGATGATGAGATGTAAACAGTTTCATGTGGAATTTTGATTTCtcagttttttggttttttttctaaagatATATCCATCATCGGATACCACTACATTCTCGCAGAAAAACTGGTGATTcttgatgtttttcacatgcaCATTGCCTCTGATAAGCGGCTTCCTGTGTGATCCCTGATCCCGATTCGGTAATCTGGGGATTATGGAAATGCAGCTGGCGCAGCGCAGACATTTATTTACTCTCTACCAACCCCCccgacaccccccccccccaccttctGACCTCCATTCCTGCACATAGCCGCAAATAAATAAGGTGGACACCGAAGGAGCTGCTGCGCCCTGTGGTTCGTGTCACTGAACGGATGCTTTGTGGGTGGAGATGATCCGAGAGTGTCctgtaataataaatcatgCTTCTCATATTCCATCCTTTAATCCAGCTCAGTTCAGTTGTGtctgtatagcacttttaagaGTAGATTTTCTGACGAAGCAGCCTTACAGAATTATtcctggatgtagatttagatccataATGAGTAAATGAGCGGCGCTGAGAACGGAAATGAGAACGGAACCCGTCCTCTTCGGGGCGACACCGGATAGTGGGATTGATAATCATTACTATACGTTTTCTATAACGTAAAGTTGTATATAATATTCAGTCAGATTGTACTTTGTGTGCTGTAAGTATGCTCAGTGTGAGTATGTTGTGAATACGAGTCCTTGAATGAGCACAGGACTGTGTTTACGACTACAGCAGCATTTCTTAGGTACTTAAGGTTCTTAAGTCTACAGTATCAAGGTGAGATTGAGGCACACAATCTTAGTGGGACTGTTAATACTTTACTTCAGTAAATAGCACTAAAATAGTTTTCTTGGCAGCAGATTATTCATGCTATagaatgttattaattaaaCCTAGATGTGCAGTTTGCCATTAAAACCCATTGTCTTCCATTCTGTAACTGGTACACGTAGATCTGCTGTATATAATCgcaatgttgttgtttgtttttttttgtttttgttttgttttttttaagtgtgtgcaTTTGATCTACCGCACCATCAGTCGTCGAGTGGATTCGTGATTACCTTTCCATTTAATCTTCTTCTGCCATTGAATCGTCCCCTCATCtaatactattatttttttttttcatccacacTTTCATCTTTATCTACACTTTCATCTTCGTACCCTGAACGTATATTGTACCCCCAGGCACTAAGGGCAGACGAAGCGTTAGACGGCTAGAAAGATCTCACCATCATCTGATCAAAAGAAGCTCCATCCGATTCAAATTTAAGCGGCGTGCTGGTGACCGTTCCTAGATGATGCCGCTGCACACCTCGTCACAATGCACTGAAGTAGCCATCGAGGAATACTTGTCTGTCATTGTAAGCACGAATCCATTCTTCTCGTGTCTCGCAGGTGTCCTTGGCTCGCTGAGAACGTGTCTCTTGCTTTCCCTCCGTGCGTCGGCATCACGTTCTTATTTGTCCTGGCGAACTTCACCATGGCAACGTTCACGGATGCCGGCGTGCTGCCGAGGGGTCAGGAAAACTCAGTTTACCAGATCACATTAAAACATGCATTAATAACGGGCTGTTATGATGAACAAAAATGCGTGATATTtatttgatgaaaactcactgTATCGCTGCCGTTTCTCTCGTAGCTAACGAGGATGAAGACAAGGACGATGATCTCCGTGCTCCCCTTTATAAGGACGTGGAGGTCCGGGGAATCCAGTTTCGGATGAAGTGGTGTGCCTCCTGCAACTTTTACAGGCCCCCTCGCTGCTcccactgtagtgtgtgtgaccactgtgtggaggtgagtgagtgtgtgtgtgtgtgtgtgtgagagtgtgtgtgtgtgtgtgtgtgtgtgtgtgtgtgtgtgtgtgtgtgtggacagcctTTGtgcatacttttttaaactacattttttttgtgttatgaCCTTGAACTAAAATGGActtatatgtcatgaatctacacaaaatagcccataatatcGAAGTGGGAGAATAGTAAACGTTGTGATTGCGTAAGTATGTACTCCCCATTGTGTGAAACCCCTgaattagttctggtgcaaccaCTTACCATCACGTCACGTTATTATTCGGATGAATTGCAGTTGATGTACTTTAAATGCACCTGCTTCTGGAAGGCCCCAGTAATTGTTAGAGAACACACCTAAACAagcagcatcatgaagaccaaggtaATAAAGTCCTGGACGAAGTTCCGGGAACATATCAAgctgggtttttaaaaaaaaaaaatcatcctttctgtctttccttATTTTAAATCCgttattaaaaatggaaaggaTACTGTACGGCATAACGGCGACTCTGCCTAGAGGAAGCTGTCCACCTAAACTCAGTGACTGGGCGAAGACGGAGTTAGACATGGAGGTAAGGTTGTAACAGGACAAAACGTGGAACAGTTcgagggggtgaatacttatgcaaagcaCTGTATGTGCACGAAAGAGAGCGTCAGACAAGCAGGTTAAGCCACTTTGCCGTtatcattttgttctttttttagatACAATCTGCACACAGTCAGCTGCGTTTCGGAAACCAACCCAGTGTTATGAATTGTGTGCCATTCATTAGCCGGTGTGTGCTcaggaaaagaagaaggagaaggagaaaactGCAGCTGCTTAAAATTCCTCACAGCAGCCTGCTGTTTGCATGCATTAGAAATGCAAAATAAGTGAGAAACTGATTGCAAATACAATTAGCATTATCATAataattagcattattattattattattattattattataatgctaATTCCGCTCTTATGACAGCATCCAATGAACATGAAATTTGACTGTGTTTTGTAATTgtctttcattttcagtgtttcatGCTTGGATATGACATTGGATTCTCAACCATGCTAAATAAATTGTTCCCAGGACTTTGACCATCATTGCCCCTGGGTGAACAACTGCATCGGGAGAAGGAACTACcgtttcttcttcctcttcctgctgTCTCTCAGCATGCACATGGTGGCCATTTTCTCTGGGGGTCTCCTGTATGTACTGGACCACCTGGAAGCCCTGTGGGAGCCACGTACAACCGTCACGTATCCTGACTCCGTACAGCTCTATCAGTTAACGATCTTTTTTCAGGAATGCGACGAATGAATATTTAAGCAAACGGCGCCGGTGCGCATGCACGAACACATTGGTTTAACTGTTTAGTTCTGTGTGGATCATTTCACCAGTTGCTCCTTGACATCACTGGGTCAGCCTGTCCATCATGAGCATGTCAGGCCTTTTCTTCATCCCCGTTATGGGATTGGCATGCTTCCATACGGTCCTGGTGGCAACAGGACGAACCACAAATGAACAGGTGAGATGAGGGAAATGTGTGACCATTCACCTAAAACCATAAGAACCTAAGATCATAGTTTGGACTCGGGGGGGAAATGGCTGGTTTACCGAGATATTGGGCAGAAATCCACTGATGCAGAGATACTAAAAATTAATTGGTCTTCGTTACAGGTGACTAGAAGGTTCCAAGGAGGGGCAAATCCCTTTACACGTGGCTGCTGCGGCAATGTGGAGTTTGTTCTGTGTAGTCCTATTGCTCCAAGGTACAACACTGTCATCGTGTGGCTCTGTAGTGTCCAGTCCATCTTTGGTCATGTGCCATGCTGTAAATGTCCATTTTCTGCTTCTTTTCACTGGCAGATACACCAGGGATGTGGGAAACAAGCAGACTGTCCGTATACAACCACCATTCCAAACACCAGAGTCCCTGAAAATGTCACCCATAAAAGTTGAAGACAATGGGTTCCAAACTGAAATGACTTCTGTAACGGTAATACACGTTCCCGATCCTATTTTAATGTACGATTCAAAAATGAAATCGAGCATGAGTAACCCAATGAGCCACGTTAGGAATATGAGTGGGCAACTGTGTGAATTGAAACCCCTAATTTAACAGGTATTTACCACCTCTCTTTTTGTCCTCTTAAATTATACCTTATAAGCTAGTGAAGAGCCTATTCAAAGACTTTAATCAAGGCATGTGAACGTGACACAGACATTAACCATCTGCCCAGTTGCTTTTGCTTCCTCCGTAACTGCAAGAGAGAGATATCGCAGTGTCTGTGATGGTGCCTTAACTGTAGACGTGAAGGCCCATTTACTACACTTATAATGGATAGGTCCGTGTTTGTCCTCTGCTAGCGTCGGTCTTCAGGAGAACGAGATGTCCCCGAGTGTAAACAGCTGAACACACCACCTCCTCTGGCACCCAAACCCGACCCAGTTCTGCTCAAGAGCCACCTGGGCACGTTGCAAGGTGGACGTTCCTGTCTCTTTTGCACCCTTGATATTATATTAATCAACGGTGGTGTTTTAGAACGCACACGTAAACTTCAAGTTGGAGTTATAATAGAAAGTCACACACGTGTTTTTCTGCTTTAGAGAGCTTCCAATGCAAAACCGCAGTTCCGTCTGCCCAGAGCACCATCGTTCCGACTGTCGAGTCGTCTTCCAGAGTGCATTATCAAGTTCCCAGGGAGCAGGTGAGTGGAAAATGGGGCTGAAGTCAAGAAATCTAACAGGTTgagggaagtaaaaaaaaaaaataagactagACTGAGCCAAGATTGAGtctgaaagagaggaagaacTTTTAAGACCAGGATAGACGAAATATTGAGTCCCCTTCTAGACCAGGCCTCAGAAGGATTGTTCCAGCATccagggcagtggtagctcaggggTTAAGGCTTTGAGCTGATTGGTAGCTTGTAAATTCAAATCCTGCTGCTACCAGTCTGCCAGTTTTGGGTCCTTGACCAAGTCCCCTTCAAGACCAGGCCTTAAAAGACAAGTTCAAGCAGCCAGGGAAGTGGTAGATTGTAGTCATTAGTCATTAAGCAAGCCCTTAACCCTGAACTGCTCAGCTGTACCACGTGTCAGTCACTTTGGGTAAAGTGTCAGCCAAGTGAAAGAATGTAAATGCTTTTAACCGTATCCTTACCTACCGCATTTGTTGCATACGTGTGACTGCATCAAACAGAGATTTCAACATATTTCcataaacagaaaaaatgaAGATCTAAAATGAAAAGAGCCAAGGAACACTTTTAAACCTTTTAATACCTGGGGTAATTTTCGATCCCGACGCCATCGATTCACGTTTTCAAGTGCAAGACCTTTACCAATTCAAggcaatttctttcttttcgtcACATCGCCTGGTTCCTTGTTCATTTCCAGTTCAATTCGATTTTAAAGCATTTCATGCACGCACTTTATTATTGACGTGCACAGACCATGTTCTGCTCCCATTCACTTTGAGCTACATCGACTATGAATGTCCCTCATTCACTTTGTACAATGAGTTTGAACATATTAAAGGATTGGTTCAACTGGGGTATACGGGGCAGTGACGTTTGGTCAAGTAAAGCGTTCAAAACATCACATAATGCGTTAAATCTAGAAGTTACAGATTTATGTAAAGAcgagtgttgtttttttaatgatgctCGAGGCCAAATGAATCATAAATGTCCTAGACTGATGCAAGTTTGACACAAGAGAAAAAATTTGGGCCTGATCACTGCGACGTCTTCTTGATAAATTCCGTCTTTATTTAGATGGAGTGTACGAAGGACCCCCAGCTCCACATTAGTGGGTTTGCCCAGGATCCTTTTTTTGAATCTGGAAAGTGGCAAATGGAGAAGCGGACTCCCATCTCTACCCACCTGGCAATGCAGTCCAGCACACTTCCCgtgaacacactcattctgaACTCCCGCGCGCTCACTTTGAAACATGCCCACTGCAGACGAAGCCATCAGTGTCCTGATTCTGTGGCATCTTCCTCCACCCAGGGCATCCTCAGCCTCTCCTGTGACAGCCTCCTCGGCCCAGCACAATGCGGGAGTTTCAAAGTGAGCTACCtgccttctttccttcccttaGATCTAGGTTTGTCCGTCAGGTGCCCGGCAGACTCACCCTCCCGTACCTGCAGCCCGGGTTTCACTGGCATGAGCAGGCAGTCTCCTGTGCACTATGACAGCCTTCCCAAACATGCCATGAGCTCTATCCAGGAACGGCATGAATTGGAGGAGCGAGAAAAGCAGCCGTCTTTGCTTCCCATTCGGGATATGTCTGTCTACGATACGCCCAGTGGGTGCAGCGTGCCATCCCGGAGGCCCACTCCACCTGCCTATGGCTCTCGAGAGTTCCTCATGAGCAGCGCAGCGTACGGCTATGCCTCCTCGCTTCGACGGGCATCCAGGACTTCCAGCTCGTCCATGCATGCCAACATGGCCCTCCAGAGTCGTTCACTCTCGCCCTCGGCCTGTAGTTCTCTGGAGCGCCTTGCTCAGCACTCAACTTCGTCTGTTCCCTGCCCGATGCCCAGCTCCTCCTACACAGCTCAGAAAGCTCTGGCTTTCACTACCTCAGAGAGAAAAGACTCCGGTCCGTAGTACGAGTCCCTGATTCTCCCAGTCTGTGTacagcatatacagtatttatgatGTCCCATTTATCATTGTTTGACTTCATATGCAAATATTCACCAAAATATGtctataactttttttttttttttttttacagatttattaGAGATATTAGTTACCAATGCTTCCCATTAGCAGAAAACCTTATCAGCTTCATTGATAGACATATAACATTTGCTGTTTGTTCTCTTCTGAAAGGAAGTGAGAACAGTTTCATGCATTCATGAATTCATTTTAGTAGTTAAGTGTGCTCAGTGTAATttgttgtttgggtttttttttttgcttcttttttgttttaaagcaacgCTCCATGAATGTTAAGTTGGAACACGTTCTGTAAATTTTGGCAAAATTCTTatcacatttttattgctgTCAATAAAATGTCTACTCGGAGATTAAACCCTGGTCTCTGTGGCATCCCAGGCTCTGCAAACAGGAGATAATATGAATGTGGATTCGCCACATCCAAACaatcaggacaaaaaaaaaaaaaaaaaagcatctcttATCATTGTCTGTCAAATATATTGCCTGTCAATACAGGAAGCTTTCCCTTTTGCACTAGCATCGAGGCATTGCACATACATGTGGTTTGGAAGCGTGATTTGAAGGGAACTGAAGGAAGGAGCAgaatttgttttgaattttgaaggTCAAAATGTCAGCTAGCTTCATCAGCTAACTTCCGTGAACATTACTAGCTAtagttttatatacagtgtagGTCAGAGGTTTGTAGCCGTCACCCTGAACATTCGAGTGTTTTCCTTGCTCTAGCTACGTTATTTAGAAGCGTTGAAGTAGCTAAGCTATCagctaaaatgtgtatttttttccaaGTACCAAGCTACTTGTTTCACCACGTAGCCACACCGCATTTGAGCTTTTCACAAAATTCGacattatttttctattaaaaaaaaaacaccaacctGCTCATCCTGTCCATGACAATATTTTATTAGCTTATCGTTTATTAGCCTTTGCGTGGTTAGAGCTCCCTCTTCTGTTCATGCATGGAAGTAAACGTTGATTATGACTTGTTCTTTTAGGAAGCATGATGCTCTTTAGTACAGCGTAATGCTCATTATTAGTCttgatgtatattttgttcGATTACACATATACCATATATTACTGTTATGTCTAATGATGATCCATCATCTTGTGATAAGGGCTGCCAGCTGTTGGAGGATAGGATTGCGAAGAAGACGTTCGCTCATTTTTAAAGGCGGTTTTGACATGTTACAGTGGTATTTGTCATTATAGAGCTTGGTGTTCATCTGCATAATATCAAAGACCCACTGTTTCTCCAGCAAGCGCCAGTTACAGACTAAAAAGATAGTCTGACAGTCCACAGATACTTATCTCAGCTCAATTGTGATTGgtagattttaaaatgattcagtCTGAATGCTATTTACCATGGCTTAGCTGTCAAGAAACTATCCTTCTTTAAATTGTCTGTTTCCTTGCATGTGCAAATACACAGATGCAATTTCCCAGTATATCTTTCATCTCTGAAATCCAAAATCTATCCAAAGACAAAACAGAGCGCTCTGCGAAGCTGGAGCAGAGTACACAGTGATCAAAAGACTAGCTCTAATTAGTCTATAGCCAGGCGCTACATTtgaatctctcttttttttttttcccgctcaaagaaagaaaatgtaacgGTCTGGTGAGCTATAGTGTCATCAAGTGTCCGTAGTTCTTATTATATAACGCCATAGGGGTCCCATTCCAGTCCTGGAGAGTTTAGCATTAGCATACCACTACCCTGTAACTTACTCATTAGTAAGCCTTTTATGAGCTGAATCTGATGTGTTGACCAAAGGAAAAAACACTGCTGGGATGTCGCCCTTTAGAGTCTGGCGTAACtggttatatatacatatactgtgtgtgtgtgtgtgtgtgtgtgtgtgtgtgtgtgtatatggacTATATGGAAGGGGTCAATAGTTAGGATAAATCTAGACATTATATGAGGTCATAGAAGGCAGTGTTTCTGTGTTGAAGCCAGTTCAGACTTGGTAACTAGCTGATGAGATGAATCGAATGTGGGAACACggaaaacactaaactgtgtAAGATAGATGCACCACAAGCAGGATTGAGAAACTTTCATATATGGAATGAATTTGGGAATTATGTCAGCTGGGAATTTGGGAATTATGTCAGCTGGTGTTCTGAAATCGTCAAAACATACAGAgtacaaaacatacagtattgaCAGCTTTACACTCCATGATTATCAGCCTGATTGTAAGATAATTCTTTGGTTGTGAGTCAAGATCGGTGGTCTTGGTCTTTAGCACCATTGTGACCAAAGACAgcagccatccatggccaggagtcGAGAGCAAAAACTGCGCATGTTCTCTCGATTGGAGAGCAGACACTAGCTAATCGCAGGCAACTATAAGCATaagtatgcagaagagggcaaatagcactttcctccgagtgtaTAACACTTCCCAGTGATGTAGCATGATCAGCGGTTCAACATGTGGTTGTCCTTCCCAATTTATACTTTGTAGTCATGTAATAAGGGAGAGTTAGCCCCCTAAATGAGGACTGCATAGGATTATCCGAAACTTATTGGACTGCTACAAAAAGGGCTGTGGCAATGgcaaaatgtaaagaaaacacactaatagataaataaatatatacttatTTTGAGCAGAAATGTTTATGGATTGGACCGATTGATTACGTAAACTGAAAATAGTAGTTTTCTTTCATTCCAGCTCAAAATATTCTTGGGTTCGTCTAGCACGGTAATAAAAACAGTTTGGGAAAAGAGTCCCAAACACATGAGGATATATAGACAAAGAAGTTGTGAAGAAATCTGACACTCTAATATGAGGACAGCAGGGTATTAGGAGGTAAAGGTTGCTTTGGATCGACAGCAATTTGAACACTTAAGACACGTCAGGAGGCGGGAGAGTGCACAGCATTGCTTAAACCGCCTTTGATCAAATATTAAAAGCAGCAGGCTCACTCGCAGCCTGTTATCTGCACGTTCAAGAGACGGTTTTTTTTAGGGGGAGCCGGTCTGATGTGAGGCATAGAGTGAACGCCAGGCCTGTGGTGGAATGATAATGAGAGGAACTGCTGGAGCTCAGGGCAGTCTGAGGTTGGAGAAGTGTTAGCATGCTCAGTACATAGTAGGTGACGGTGGCACTGTGCCTTTAATTGCTGGTGCTGTCGGACCACGTTGGAGCGTTATTTCAACGCACACGTGCTGCACACGCACAGCAAATCCCCCAGTGATAAATTAACAGCTACAGTGCTGAATTAACACCT is a window of Ictalurus furcatus strain D&B chromosome 16, Billie_1.0, whole genome shotgun sequence DNA encoding:
- the zdhhc8a gene encoding palmitoyltransferase ZDHHC8B; amino-acid sequence: MATGSGERVKAGAYIPVSITVSLLLVISTLFFTFTCPWLAENVSLAFPPCVGITFLFVLANFTMATFTDAGVLPRANEDEDKDDDLRAPLYKDVEVRGIQFRMKWCASCNFYRPPRCSHCSVCDHCVEDFDHHCPWVNNCIGRRNYRFFFLFLLSLSMHMVAIFSGGLLYVLDHLEALWEPRTTVTLSIMSMSGLFFIPVMGLACFHTVLVATGRTTNEQVTRRFQGGANPFTRGCCGNVEFVLCSPIAPRYTRDVGNKQTVRIQPPFQTPESLKMSPIKVEDNGFQTEMTSVTRRSSGERDVPECKQLNTPPPLAPKPDPVLLKSHLGTLQESFQCKTAVPSAQSTIVPTVESSSRVHYQVPREQMECTKDPQLHISGFAQDPFFESGKWQMEKRTPISTHLAMQSSTLPVNTLILNSRALTLKHAHCRRSHQCPDSVASSSTQGILSLSCDSLLGPAQCGSFKVSYLPSFLPLDLGLSVRCPADSPSRTCSPGFTGMSRQSPVHYDSLPKHAMSSIQERHELEEREKQPSLLPIRDMSVYDTPSGCSVPSRRPTPPAYGSREFLMSSAAYGYASSLRRASRTSSSSMHANMALQSRSLSPSACSSLERLAQHSTSSVPCPMPSSSYTAQKALAFTTSERKDSGP